Proteins from a genomic interval of Cucumis melo cultivar AY chromosome 7, USDA_Cmelo_AY_1.0, whole genome shotgun sequence:
- the LOC103493175 gene encoding kinesin-like protein KIN-7F isoform X1 has protein sequence MGAVGAEVIMEETSGREERILVSVRVRPLNEKEISRNDVSEWECINDNTVICRNALSVAERSYPSAYTFDRVFGCDCSTRKVYEEGAKEVALSVVSGVNSTIFAYGQTSSGKTYTMTGITEYTIEDIYDYIEKHTEREFFLKFSAIEIYNESVRDLLSVDSSPLRLLDDPERGTTVEKLTEETLRDRNHFRQLLSLCEAQRQIGETSLNEASSRSHQILRLTIESSAREFLGKDKSSSLTATVNFVDLAGSERASQSLSAGARLKEGCHINRSLLTLGTVIRKLSKGRNGHIPFRDSKLTRILQSSLGGNARTAIICTMSPAQIHVEQSRNTLFFASCAKEVVTNAQVNVVVSDKALVKQLQRELARLESELKSSVQTSGTPDFALIREKDLQIEKLKKDLRELTLERDHAQSQVKDLLRMVEEDKPLISSADLDDQYPRLRVRSSWDFENRPSKTIATAESRIIGDVSGCFDASQYSGGLNISSDDNFMHLVEVEKDFLQGKSPQRVSSTVSSLVDTQQHLVEVEELSCGNSEDICKEVRCIEMEESSMNRYLVSTMSDSSPERCVNSGPERYVNSITPLPVANTTTSKVVDNGQSKECKLESSPAEEDSKSNNFSPFYVILSPEKPSPWNMDKDICNSGRLSLTRSRSCKATIMRTLSSENIKEFQSTPPIWLGKDFVGRPEGFQVNLHTLKYDAESERSSLTRSQTSLKSASKDAHIEQNFDVFEDDKSDVTTSATELEHDRLSNFEGENQLLGATKQISNLNSENHLLDAAVLEAKPNPIESEKNVEDIGVDPIHNNNMMISPSKWPSEFRRLQKDIIELWHICNVSLVHRTYFFLLFQGGDPADSIYLEVELRRLSFLRDTFGRGNPTVRNGETLTQALSLKSLHRERQMLCKQMEKRLTKKQRESLFVEWGIGLNSNNRRLQLAHLVWNDAKDMDHIRKSAAIVAKLVNYVEPDQASKEMFGLNFTPRHDARGIASLETKHEGCLVM, from the exons ATGGGAGCTGTCGGTGCCGAAGTAATAATGGAAGAGACATCTGGGCGTGAAGAGAGAATTTTGGTATCAGTTCGTGTGCGCCCTTTGAACGAGAAGGAGATTTCAAGGAATGACGTTTCGGAATGGGAATGCATTAACGACAACACTGTTATATGCAGGAATGCGCTTTCGGTGGCTGAACGCTCGTATCCATCTGCATATACATTTG ACAGGGTATTCGGTTGCGATTGCTCGACAAGGAAGGTCTATGAGGAGGGCGCCAAGGAAGTTGCCCTTTCTGTTGTCAGTGGAGTTAACT CAACTATTTTTGCCTATGGACAAACAAGCAGCGGGAAAACGTACACCATGACTGGAATTACGGAGTACACTATCGAAGATATATATGACTACATAGAGAAG CATACGGAGAGGGAGTTTTTTTTGAAGTTCTCTGCCATAGAGATATATAATGAATCTGTGAGGGACCTCCTTAGCGTAGACAGTTCTCCTCTTAGACTCCTGGATGATCCAGAG AGGGGAACCACAGTTGAGAAACTAACGGAGGAAACTCTGAGGGACCGGAATCATTTTAGACAACTTTTATCTCTCTGCGAAG CTCAAAGGCAGATAGGGGAGACGTCTTTGAATGAAGCAAGCTCCAGATCTCATCAGATTCTTAGATTG ACGATTGAGAGCTCGGCTCGTGAATTTTTAGGCAAGGACAAGTCGAGTTCTCTCACTGCTACTGTG AATTTTGTTGATCTGGCGGGAAGTGAACGTGCATCTCAGTCGTTATCAGCTGGTGCACGTCTGAAAGAAGGTTGTCACATAAACCGCAGTTTGCTTACTCTTGGGACTGTTATTCGTAAGCTCAG CAAGGGAAGAAATGGACACATTCCTTTCAGGGATTCGAAGTTGACTCGTATATTGCAATCTTCCTTGGGAGGCAATGCCAGAACTGCCATCATCTGTACCATGAGCCCTGCTCAAATCCATGTTGAGCAATCAAGAAACACACTATTTTTTGCAAGTTGTGCTAAAGAAGTTGTTACTAATGCTCAGGTAAACGTAGTCGTGTCTGATAAGGCACTGGTAAAACAATTGCAAAGAGAATTGGCGAGATTGGAAAGTGAATTAAAAAGCTCTGTGCAAACTTCTGGAACACCTGATTTCGCATTAATTAGAGAGAAAGATCTTCAGATTGAAAAG CTTAAAAAGGACTTAAGAGAGCTTACCTTGGAACGGGACCATGCACAATCTCAGGTTAAGGATCTGCTTAGAATGGTTGAAGAGGATAAACCTTTAATATCATCG GCAGATTTGGACGATCAGTATCCAAGATTACGGGTGCGGTCATCATGGGACTTTGAGAATCGCCCATCTAAGACAATAGCAACAGCAGAATCTCGAATCATCGGTGATGTTTCTGGATGTTTTGATGCTTCTCAGTATTCAGGTGGACTAAACATTAGTTCTGATGATAATTTTATGCATCTTGTCGAAGTTGAAAAAGATTTCCTGCAAGGTAAATCCCCTCAACGAGTATCATCGACGGTTTCCTCTTTGGTCGATACTCAACAACATCTTGTCGAAGTTGAAGAACTGTCTTGTGGGAACTCTGAGGACATCTGTAAGGAAGTTAGATGTATTGAGATGGAAGAATCAAGTATGAATAGATACTTAGTTTCTACCATGTCAGATTCCAGCCCAGAAAGATGTGTTAATTCTGGCCCAGAAAGATATGTTAATTCTATCACTCCGTTACCTGTAGCAAACACAACCACCTCGAAAGTAGTTGATAACGGACAAAGTAAAGAATGTAAATTAGAATCATCCCCTGCAGAAGAAGATAGTAAGTCTAATAACTTCAGTCCTTTCTATGTAATCCTATCCCCGGAGAAACCTTCTCCATGGAATATGGACAAAGATATCTGTAACTCTGGACGATTAAGCCTAACTAGGAGTAGAAGTTGTAAAGCCACTATTATGAGAACCTTATCTTCGGAGAATATCAAGGAATTCCAGAGCACACCACCAATTTGGCTTGGAAAAGACTTCGTAGGGAGACCTGAGGGCTTCCAAGTAAATCTTCATACATTGAAATATGATGCTGAGTCTGAGAGGTCATCACTAACTCGTTCTCAAACTTCCCTGAAGAGTGCTTCCAAAGATGCGCATATTGAACAGAATTTTGATGTGTTCGAAGATGACAAAAGTGATGTGACTACTTCAGCTACAGAACTAGAACATGACCGGCTATCCAACTTTGAGGGAGAAAATCAACTTCTTGGTGCAACAAAGCAGATATCCAATCTTAACAGTGAAAATCATCTTCTTGATGCAGCG GTGCTTGAGGCTAAGCCAAATCCCATTGAATCCGAGAAGAATGTGGAAGATATTGGCGTGGATCCAATCCATAATAACAACATGATGATAAGTCCTTCAAAATGGCCTTCGGAATTTAGAAGACTTCAAAAAGACATCATTGAACTGTGGCATATTTGTAACGTCTCATTGGTGCATAGGACCTACTTTTTCCTTCTATTTCAAGGTGGCGATCCAGCTGATTCCATTTACTTGGAGGTTGAGTTGAGAAGACTATCCTTTCTTAGAGACACATTTGGTCGAGGAAATCCTACTGTCAGAAACGGTGAAACATTGACACAAGCATTGAG TTTGAAATCGCTTCACCGGGAGAGACAAATGTTGTGCAAACAAATGGAGAAGAGACTCACAAAGAAACAAAGAGAGAGCCTATTTGTAGAATGGGGCATTGGATTGAATTCTAACAATAGAAGATTGCAATTGGCTCATCTTGTGTGGAACGATGCAAAAGATATGGATCACATAAGAAAGAGCGCAGCCATTGTTGCAAAACTTGTTAACTACGTAGAACCAGATCAAGCCTCCAAAGAGATGTTTGGTCTTAATTTCACACCACGCCACGATGCTCGAGGGATCGCCTCCTTGGAGACAAAACATGAAGGTTGTCTTGTAATGTAA
- the LOC103493175 gene encoding kinesin-like protein KIN-7H isoform X2, with product MGAVGAEVIMEETSGREERILVSVRVRPLNEKEISRNDVSEWECINDNTVICRNALSVAERSYPSAYTFDRVFGCDCSTRKVYEEGAKEVALSVVSGVNSTIFAYGQTSSGKTYTMTGITEYTIEDIYDYIEKHTEREFFLKFSAIEIYNESVRDLLSVDSSPLRLLDDPERGTTVEKLTEETLRDRNHFRQLLSLCEAQRQIGETSLNEASSRSHQILRLTIESSAREFLGKDKSSSLTATVNFVDLAGSERASQSLSAGARLKEGCHINRSLLTLGTVIRKLSKGRNGHIPFRDSKLTRILQSSLGGNARTAIICTMSPAQIHVEQSRNTLFFASCAKEVVTNAQVNVVVSDKALVKQLQRELARLESELKSSVQTSGTPDFALIREKDLQIEKLKKDLRELTLERDHAQSQVKDLLRMVEEDKPLISSADLDDQYPRLRVRSSWDFENRPSKTIATAESRIIGDVSGCFDASQYSGGLNISSDDNFMHLVEVEKDFLQGKSPQRVSSTVSSLVDTQQHLVEVEELSCGNSEDICKEVRCIEMEESSMNRYLVSTMSDSSPERCVNSGPERYVNSITPLPVANTTTSKVVDNGQSKECKLESSPAEEDSKSNNFSPFYVILSPEKPSPWNMDKDICNSGRLSLTRSRSCKATIMRTLSSENIKEFQSTPPIWLGKDFVGRPEGFQVNLHTLKYDAESERSSLTRSQTSLKSASKDAHIEQNFDVFEDDKSDVTTSATELEHDRLSNFEGENQLLGATKQISNLNSENHLLDAAVLEAKPNPIESEKNVEDIGVDPIHNNNMMISPSKWPSEFRRLQKDIIELWHICNVSLVHRTYFFLLFQGGDPADSIYLEVELRRLSFLRDTFGRGNPTVRNGETLTQALRLDMIVE from the exons ATGGGAGCTGTCGGTGCCGAAGTAATAATGGAAGAGACATCTGGGCGTGAAGAGAGAATTTTGGTATCAGTTCGTGTGCGCCCTTTGAACGAGAAGGAGATTTCAAGGAATGACGTTTCGGAATGGGAATGCATTAACGACAACACTGTTATATGCAGGAATGCGCTTTCGGTGGCTGAACGCTCGTATCCATCTGCATATACATTTG ACAGGGTATTCGGTTGCGATTGCTCGACAAGGAAGGTCTATGAGGAGGGCGCCAAGGAAGTTGCCCTTTCTGTTGTCAGTGGAGTTAACT CAACTATTTTTGCCTATGGACAAACAAGCAGCGGGAAAACGTACACCATGACTGGAATTACGGAGTACACTATCGAAGATATATATGACTACATAGAGAAG CATACGGAGAGGGAGTTTTTTTTGAAGTTCTCTGCCATAGAGATATATAATGAATCTGTGAGGGACCTCCTTAGCGTAGACAGTTCTCCTCTTAGACTCCTGGATGATCCAGAG AGGGGAACCACAGTTGAGAAACTAACGGAGGAAACTCTGAGGGACCGGAATCATTTTAGACAACTTTTATCTCTCTGCGAAG CTCAAAGGCAGATAGGGGAGACGTCTTTGAATGAAGCAAGCTCCAGATCTCATCAGATTCTTAGATTG ACGATTGAGAGCTCGGCTCGTGAATTTTTAGGCAAGGACAAGTCGAGTTCTCTCACTGCTACTGTG AATTTTGTTGATCTGGCGGGAAGTGAACGTGCATCTCAGTCGTTATCAGCTGGTGCACGTCTGAAAGAAGGTTGTCACATAAACCGCAGTTTGCTTACTCTTGGGACTGTTATTCGTAAGCTCAG CAAGGGAAGAAATGGACACATTCCTTTCAGGGATTCGAAGTTGACTCGTATATTGCAATCTTCCTTGGGAGGCAATGCCAGAACTGCCATCATCTGTACCATGAGCCCTGCTCAAATCCATGTTGAGCAATCAAGAAACACACTATTTTTTGCAAGTTGTGCTAAAGAAGTTGTTACTAATGCTCAGGTAAACGTAGTCGTGTCTGATAAGGCACTGGTAAAACAATTGCAAAGAGAATTGGCGAGATTGGAAAGTGAATTAAAAAGCTCTGTGCAAACTTCTGGAACACCTGATTTCGCATTAATTAGAGAGAAAGATCTTCAGATTGAAAAG CTTAAAAAGGACTTAAGAGAGCTTACCTTGGAACGGGACCATGCACAATCTCAGGTTAAGGATCTGCTTAGAATGGTTGAAGAGGATAAACCTTTAATATCATCG GCAGATTTGGACGATCAGTATCCAAGATTACGGGTGCGGTCATCATGGGACTTTGAGAATCGCCCATCTAAGACAATAGCAACAGCAGAATCTCGAATCATCGGTGATGTTTCTGGATGTTTTGATGCTTCTCAGTATTCAGGTGGACTAAACATTAGTTCTGATGATAATTTTATGCATCTTGTCGAAGTTGAAAAAGATTTCCTGCAAGGTAAATCCCCTCAACGAGTATCATCGACGGTTTCCTCTTTGGTCGATACTCAACAACATCTTGTCGAAGTTGAAGAACTGTCTTGTGGGAACTCTGAGGACATCTGTAAGGAAGTTAGATGTATTGAGATGGAAGAATCAAGTATGAATAGATACTTAGTTTCTACCATGTCAGATTCCAGCCCAGAAAGATGTGTTAATTCTGGCCCAGAAAGATATGTTAATTCTATCACTCCGTTACCTGTAGCAAACACAACCACCTCGAAAGTAGTTGATAACGGACAAAGTAAAGAATGTAAATTAGAATCATCCCCTGCAGAAGAAGATAGTAAGTCTAATAACTTCAGTCCTTTCTATGTAATCCTATCCCCGGAGAAACCTTCTCCATGGAATATGGACAAAGATATCTGTAACTCTGGACGATTAAGCCTAACTAGGAGTAGAAGTTGTAAAGCCACTATTATGAGAACCTTATCTTCGGAGAATATCAAGGAATTCCAGAGCACACCACCAATTTGGCTTGGAAAAGACTTCGTAGGGAGACCTGAGGGCTTCCAAGTAAATCTTCATACATTGAAATATGATGCTGAGTCTGAGAGGTCATCACTAACTCGTTCTCAAACTTCCCTGAAGAGTGCTTCCAAAGATGCGCATATTGAACAGAATTTTGATGTGTTCGAAGATGACAAAAGTGATGTGACTACTTCAGCTACAGAACTAGAACATGACCGGCTATCCAACTTTGAGGGAGAAAATCAACTTCTTGGTGCAACAAAGCAGATATCCAATCTTAACAGTGAAAATCATCTTCTTGATGCAGCG GTGCTTGAGGCTAAGCCAAATCCCATTGAATCCGAGAAGAATGTGGAAGATATTGGCGTGGATCCAATCCATAATAACAACATGATGATAAGTCCTTCAAAATGGCCTTCGGAATTTAGAAGACTTCAAAAAGACATCATTGAACTGTGGCATATTTGTAACGTCTCATTGGTGCATAGGACCTACTTTTTCCTTCTATTTCAAGGTGGCGATCCAGCTGATTCCATTTACTTGGAGGTTGAGTTGAGAAGACTATCCTTTCTTAGAGACACATTTGGTCGAGGAAATCCTACTGTCAGAAACGGTGAAACATTGACACAAGCATTGAG GTTGGACATGATTGTTGAATAA